Proteins encoded together in one Venturia canescens isolate UGA chromosome 10, ASM1945775v1, whole genome shotgun sequence window:
- the LOC122417512 gene encoding mitochondrial transcription rescue factor 1 translates to MFARRLTCLFTSKISRPLTCTRVRQIHFLASNLRLQSNHDSCDKTSLNRFQANILQNNRNNDLLCTCKRHKSRKKKKQLPQDEESDEEEWDDETDGDPNSKPLYIQVGSTRVDLIIKSCLGMARNKVEYALYDSKIRVNGEKVLKKSQQICVGDIVDVVRGPSPKNPDFLVVSRITILSASSQEDSIRIKYTKDKSLLIENYDDEST, encoded by the exons ATGTTCGCACGACGTTTAACATGTTTGTTCACGTCGAAAATATCACGTCCACTGACCTGTACACGTGTTCGACAAATTCACTTCTTAGCCTCAAATTTGAGGCTCCAAAGCAACCACGATTCGTGTGATAAAACTTCGCTCAATCGGTTTCAAGCAAATATTTTACAGAATAACCGAAACAATGATTTACTTTGCACGTGCAAAAGACACAaatcgaggaagaaaaaaaaacaattgccaCAG GATGAAGAAAGCGATGAGGAAGAATGGGATGATGAAACGGATGGAGATCCCAATTCAAAGCCATTATACATTCAAGTTGGCTCTACAAGAGTAGATCTTATTATAAAATCTTGCCTTGGCATGGCACGCAa TAAAGTGGAATATGCGCTATACGACAGTAAGATTCGTGTGAATggagaaaaagttttgaagaaaagccagcag ATTTGTGTGGGTGATATCGTAGATGTGGTTCGTGGTCCAAGTCCAAAGAATCCTGATTTCCTAGTGGTATCACGAATCACGATTCTGTCAGCCTCGAGTCAGGAAGACTCGATACGAATTAAATACACCAAGGACAAATCGTTGCTTATAGAGAATTATGATGACGAATCGACGTAG
- the LOC122417511 gene encoding uncharacterized protein C1orf198 homolog: MTNRSLSSIAEEYLYSINPLAQRIGEDVTATKEAYEGLWNALSTAEKNQAIDETIIQPEVALKYTHLKNVECRKDLPDSYPKLRIHTGLKYVIDETGSTLRWRDEHSGPFSFLTQSQMNLNLSDGSESPDGKNCGSEYQADSSRFTSPRVEDSSVESFLDDYGTPSDRLNFYQSDSYSDGVFKNSDTANLLNTCSSNDNTAGSIFTKLINKTSLLKMTNNVSSVDDDTEILVSHKHTARVTQKNGISNRNQMNCSSLPKSGDINESTALLDTSSSYSSFQSSQTIQEDAAIPKTGFEFLDNW; this comes from the exons ATGACAAACAGATCATTGAGTTCCATCGCCGAAGAATATTTGTACAGTATAAATCCTCTGGCTCAGAGAATCGGCGAGGATGTCACTGCAACGAAGGAGGCTTACGAGGGTCTTTGGAATGCTCTCAGCACagccgaaaaaaatcaagctaTCGACGAAACAATAATACAACCTGAAGTTGCTCTGAAGTATacgcatttgaaaaatgttgaatgtcGCAAGGACTTGCCGGATTCCTATCCAAAATTGCGAATTCACACGGGCTTGAAATACGTCATTGATGAAACGGGTTCT ACTCTCCGTTGGCGTGATGAACATTCCGGCCCATTTTCTTTTCTGACTCAATCTcagatgaatttaaatttgTCTGATGGATCTGAGAGcccagatgggaaaaattgcGGTTCAGAGTATCAGGCAGATTCGTCACGTTTCACTAGTCCGAGAGTGGAAGATAGCAGCGTTGAGAGTTTCCTAGACGATTATGGCACGCCTTCGGACAGACTTAACTTCTACCAGTCCGACAGTTATTCGGACGGAGTCTTCAAAAATTCAGACACTGCAAATTTGCTGAACACTTGTTCAAGCAACGACAATACCGCAGGCagtattttcacaaaactgaTTAACAAAACTTCACTGCTCAAAATGACAAATAACGTTTCGAGTGTAGACGATGACACAGAGATTTTAGTATCGCACAAACATACCGCAAGAGTCACCCAGAAAAACGGAATTTCTAATAGAAATCAGATGAATTGTAGTTCGCTACCAAAATCTGGAGACATCAACGAATCCACCGCTTTGTTGGACACTTCTAGCTCTTACAGTAGTTTCCAGTCCTCTCAAACAATTCAGGAGGATGCTGCAATTCCAAAGACTGGTTTTGAGTTCCTTGATAACTGGtaa